Sequence from the Peromyscus eremicus unplaced genomic scaffold, PerEre_H2_v1 PerEre#2#unplaced_690, whole genome shotgun sequence genome:
ACTACTGGCTGCCTAAACTTCAGGAAGACCTGGGTGTGAACTGTACCCAGGCCTTACAGCACTTAGAAGAAAGAGATCTCCAGAAGCTCAAGTCCCAGACACAACACACATGGGAGAAAAAGGCTCTGGAGAAGCTGCTTGACCTCTCACAGCCAAAGAGTGTTGCAGAGTTCCAGGAGACTCCAGGGGAGATGATAAggaacaggcagaggcaggcaggacaggCATTGCAGTCAGAAGGGAAGAACAGACAGGAAGAGGCAGTGAggaggaaagaagcagagctgagaCAAGCAATGGAGATCCCTGAAAAGTGCTGGCCAGGGCCTGAGGTGCCCCTGAAAGATGTCACTGGAACAATGGAGAGACACCTTAGTCAAAAGGAACAGACACTGGCAAATAGTCAAAACTTCTCAGATAGAGACCTGCTAAGATTCACATCTGATGGGCTGGCCCTGCAGGGAATTTATAAGACTTGCCACCAAAAGGACCTAGTAATAAGGAGAGAAGAGCTACTAAAGGTCCCCAAGGAATTCTTCCTCTCTGGATCTGAGCAAGGAAAACGGATGGAAACAAAAGAATTCACGTCTTCTACAGAAGAATCCCTATTCACTGAAACTGTACAAAAGTTCGGTTTCAGGTTAACACTGTCAGCCAAGGGTGGAGGCTGGGGATTTCATTTAGAAGGTGGGATGGATAAAGTCAAGCATTCAAAATCTGAAGATGCTCACCAATCACATTCTAAGCACCCTTATTTCTGCTCATCAATGTTCAGCTACAACCCACTAGCCTCCATCCACTTTCGCAATGATCAGCTCCAGCTCTCCACTGCTGCTCTTAAGGAACTGAAAATCATTGAAGAAGAGCTGGAACACACTGATGGACCAGACAGATTCCTTGAAGTGAGGAACAGGACTGAAAACTTCTTCAACAGATTTGGCTCTCATGCTAATCAAGGCCCTCTGCACCTTGGGGGAATATACTGCTGGAAGGCTGTTTCAGAAGGTTTTGAGAGTGACCAGCTAGATTGTGTGAAGCAGCAGACAGCAGAGGCCTTGGAGAGTTACATAAGTGGGAGCTACAGTGGGTTTGGGATTAAAGTTGGTGGAGGTAATACAATATCAGAATCACATTCAGTAAGATCCTACAATAGTTCAACTAATCCACAGCTCCAAATTAAAGTCCAATTGTCTGTGGCCCAGATAGGTGGACCACCAGAAGCAAATGGAATTGTTCAGTGGACAACTGGCCTTCTTGCCAGCAACAAAACCTGGTCTGTCATTGACCGAGAACTTCAGCTAGTGCCCATTTGGGACATCATCCTATCTAACCACAGAAGCAATTTTAAGGATCCCTTTCTGGTGGCTAATTGCCTGGCAGACAACTACTCTGCTCTAACTGGCCTTGCTGCCCAAATCCAGGCTGGAGAAGAGTTGCTGAGCTCCATAAAGGAAGCAGAACATTTCCTGGATGATGTGAAATCTTGGAAGGTCTCTGACCATGAAGAACAGCTTAAGAACCTGATGGGTTTCATGCAAGCACTGGCTCACAAAACAAAAGGTTATGATGTTTGGATTAATACATGCCTCACAAATTGGCATCTACAGAATTTTCTCACAAGAACTGTCAACTTTTGCAAAAACTCTTCTACTAAAAAAACTCAGTTTATTAAATCTCAGTTCTGCAGCCTTCTAGAACCTCATGTTTACAAAGTGAAAAACTTTCCTCAGGCAAGTTCAATCATGCAGTGGATCTACCAGGAAGATTCAGAAGAACAGCAAGTCAAAATCACTGAATTGtctgaattctttaaaaatttaaaagaaatccaAAAAACTCTCACAGAAGCACACATCAAATCTGAGTCACCAGAAACAGTGGAAGAGGCTCAAAGAAAGGCTACACATGATGTCACCACAGTTCTTGATGCCTTCTTGAACTATCTCAAAGAAACAGAGCAGCCAGACATGCAGCTGCTGCTACTCTCCATTGCAGCTGGTGCAGGCTATCAGCTGGAAAGAAATGTTTTCCAGCCACTCCTTGGGTGTGCTGAGTTAAACTTCCTCCTGGATGAAATACAGATTGTTCAACACAGATATCAGGAGCTCAAAACTATCTGCACTGACAGGGCACAGGCATTCCTGGTGCTCAAAACTCTGACAACCACAGTTGGAGtctcagccatttctccaaaagaaaaagcacagCGCTTGACATTAACAAGACAGCACATACAGCACTTATTGTCTATTAAAGTTGTACATGTCCTCACAAAATTTGAAACAGGTCATGATTGGGAGAATCTAGAGAAAAATTTGAGATTACTCATTGATGGGAACTATGAAGACACCAGCTCTTCTTTGCAGATGGATGAGGTGAAAAAACAGTTGCAAAGTCTCctgagtaaaaagaaagaaacttatgaacaaaaaaataatgaaaacaatgaaaaagagggGATAGAAAAAGGACCTTTCCTAGACTTACTCCAGCGTCTAGGTCTAGAACATCACTACCCAAAAAGGATGAGCAGAGCTGACTTTCATCAGATCTATAAGACTTCTGTATACAATACACAGCCAAGATCTGAACAGGAACTTCCCTTTTATTTCCTACAAAAGCTACTGATGCTAGATTGTGGGTTCAGACATCTGGTCTTCAAAGAGGCTGAAAAGGCAGAAACACAAGATTCTGCAGGTCCCTCCAACCAGGAAATTGTTGATCCATATGAAGAGTTGTTCGATGGCAGGGATGAAGACACTACTTCTTTGGTCACTGAGTCCCAGCCCCACATTCACCCAATGGACATCCAGATGGCCATTTTTCACTGTGCAGATGATCTTGCCAGGCAGTATATTCTGTCCAAACTTTCCATTTGTCAATTTGCAATCCCCCTTGTGGTGCCAAGTCCCAACACTTCTCAGATTGAGTTCTCTCTCTGGTCTCTCAGACAAATTAGGAGAAGTTGGCAAGAGGCAAGTCAATCACAACAGGACAAAAGCTACAGTCACAAGAGACAGCAGATGTGCCGTGTCTCTACCCCCATTGTGTCTTTCTTTAGAGTTGGAAGTGGTCTTTCTGCTTCCAAATCTCAGCTTATGAACTCTCTCCTCAGTAGACATAAACATGATGTGTTTTTTCACAGACACTGCAGAGGAAGCAGCAAACACTGTCTCCTGATGGAGGGAGTGGTAGAGATCTGCTGGTTTTGTCCTGGGGGCCAAGGTGAGGACATATTTGACAAGTGTGTGGCCTTCACCAATCTTCATGGAGATGCCAAGGAACATATACAACAACTCAGCTTCCTGCAGGATGTCTCTTCTCTCATGGTGATTCTCATGTCAGCCTCTgataacaataaagaaaaccaaaatcttgTCAGACACCTGTGGCAGTCATCAAAACCTCTGATCTGTTTGATTGATGACAAAGAAAAATTCATGACTAATAATTCCAGCAGAAGGGTGAGAATTGGCATTAGGAATAGAAATGAGGCAGAATTAACAGAAGAACTCATGACTACCATCCAACATTTAATAGAAATCTCTGGCACTGCTCTGAGCACAGAAGACTGTTCAGAGATCGCTCGAAAGCAAGGATTCATGATTGATGAAGACCAGAAAGAattgaaggaagccaaagaaaaagcacagagaaataGGGAACTGCTGGAGCAATACAAGTTATCTAAGATAAAAGAAAACCTGCTGCCCCTTCAGGGACAACTGTGGCACCGTTGGTGTAAGAAGGACAAAGAACTCTATCACCTACAAGATAAAGGGCATCGGAGCATTGAACAACACAAGAGTGAAATtgaaatagaaaagcaaaaaatACGAAGGCAGCAGTTTGAAAAGGCCTTCCCTCTCAATGATTTAATGCAGTCTGTCCTAAAAATTCTCCAAGAAGACTCAGAAAATGACTTCAAACTCTACTACTTATACTGGTTAAGTGTGGTTTTAGAAAATCTAACCATGGAACACTTGGAGACTTTACAAGTAAAGCAACAAATTTTGTGGTTACAGGCAGAAAAGCAAAAGGAACAGAAGAGCAGCTCCCTGACACTCTGGCAGAAGCAGATAGAAGCCATCTCTACTGAGATTCTTAACTGCACTTTAGGAACTGAGCACCTTCTCCGAGAAGTTGCCCAGATCTATGAAGCTCTGGAAGAAATTTCCTCCTCTAGAAATAGCctttttctctgcctcccccaaATTGCTGCAGACCTGATAATAGCTGGTGTTCCCATTGAGCTGATGGATGGGGATGCTTCTTATGTGCCTCTAAAGTGGGTGGCAGCTGTTTTTGACAAGATCTCAGAGAAAATTGGAGACAAAAGGCTGTTTGTTCTCTCTGTCCTTGGCCTGAAAAGCTCAGGGAAATCCACTCTACTGAATGCACTCTTTGGTTTAGAGTTCACAGTCAGTGCAGGCAGGTGTACCAAGGGGGCCTACATGCAGCTACTGGAGATAGATGAGAAATTCACAGAAGAACTCTGCTTTGATTTTGTGCTTGTTGTAGACACAGAAGGACTTCGGGCTCCAGAGCTCAACAACAAATCCCACAATTGGAACAATGAGTTGGCAACATTTGTCACTGGCCTTGCAAACTTGACTCTGATCAATATTTTTGGAGAGAATCCATCAGAGATGCAGGATATCCTGCAAATTGTCGTCCAGGCCTTTCTGAGAATGAAACAAGTGAAAATCTCCCCCAGTTGCATCTTTGTCCATCAGAATGTGGGAGAAATTTCAGCAAAATCCCAAACTATGGAAGGACGAAGGAGACTGGAGCAGAGACTGGATGAAATGACAGCATTAGCTGCTGAACAGGAAGAGTGCTCCAACATAACTCGCTTCAGTGATGTAATTAAATTTGATGTCAATAATCATGTCTACTATTTTGCTCATCTCTGGGATGGCAATCCCCCAATGGCCCCTCCCAATCCTCGATATAGCCATAATGTCCAGGAACTGAAGGCTGGGATTCTTAAGATTGCCCAGCAGGAATCCAGGGGAAAGATCATGAAGATCTCAGATGTAAAATTCCGAGTTCAAGATTTGTGGAAAGCCCTGGTCAGTGAGAACTTCATTTTCAGTTTCAGGAACACACAAGAGATCATAGCCATGAGTAAACTGGAAACCATGTATAATCACTGGACCTGGGAGCTGAGGAGTTATGTGCTAGACCTTCAGAATCAGCTGAACAATCAGATTCAGAATGGGAAAATCTTGACACTCACAACTAATGCACTGGAAGCTCCAgttaaaaacaaatatgaaaCCATCAAGCAAGATTTTGACAAGTATTTTGAAGAAGACCCAGATAGTGAAACATTGATTCAATGGAAAGCAAATTTTGAGCATAAGCTACTAATCCTTAAAGATGCTCTTATTTCAGACACCAGAACAAAAGGCAATGAACTTATCAGTcttaaaaaaagccaagaaacacTACATAACAAAAAGTCACAATATGAAAATGAATTGTTAGAGAAAAGCCGAATGTTGGCTTTAAGTGTGAAGGGCAAAGAATTAAGTGATGAAGAGTTGCGTGAGAAATTTAATCAAGTTTGGACAAGTTGGATCTACAATGTGTCTTCTACTGTACCTCATGTCACAGAGCCTGACACTGATAGGGATGCTGAAAGCATTTTTCTATGGCatttcaaaaaggaaataaatattgcAGAAAGACTTAAAAAAGAGAATGGAGCAATGTTTGTCATCAATTATGACAAGCATgtccaaatgaaaaaaaaaatttcttgcaTTTTCCCGGAGTTTAGAATCCTATCATAAAGAATCCATTAATAAAATTACTAATAACATTGATTTAAGATTTaatgaaacaattaaaaacatttgGAAGCAAAAGCGTGATTACAGTCAGAGTGATTTTCATAAAATCCTGTGGATAATAGAAGAAGAACTGAAATCTGTATCTCCTCAGGAAGATTACACATTCACCAGAGACTACACCATTGACTTATCCTTGTGCTTATTCAAAAGAGCATCTAAGAGTTTCAAGGAAATTCACAAAGCATTCAAGAGAGCAAATGATCCTGTAAACTATCTGGAGAGCAAGAAAAATGATTTCTTCATGAGTTTTAAGATCTCCTGCCAAGGCGCCACCTCTATCACATCCTTTGTTGACTTCCTGTGGCTCAAGCTCACTCCTGCTATCTCTGCCACTATATGGGGCAAAATGAGTACTAAAGTAGCTGGGGATATGAGAGCCACCTGCCATGCATTCAATGGAAACAGGGCTAACCTGGAGAAACATGTTCTCATTTCTCTGGCTGAAGAAGAAAACTTTGATAAGTATTGGCAATACATTCATCATCCAGAATCCTTCTTCAGAAATTACATTAGTGACCACATTAGAAGATACTGTTcagaaaaagaagatgaaaaagtAAAAACTTTTTTAACAATAAGTTTAGGGGACATCAAGCATGCCATCCTCACTGCCATTCATAAGACCACAGAAGTAGCTAAGGATAAAGGAAGCACTGTTTCTGCCTGGTTGGATTTGTTCTGTGATCACCTAGGAAGCAACCTGATCTTTCCAAGAAGAGACCTGATGAGCATCGAGCACCAGGAGATAAAGGATATGGAGTTTCTCAAAGAAGCCATGAGTGCAGCTTTGGATCCTGCAATGAAGAAGGTAGAAGAGGACTGCTCAAGTAAACCCATAGATGAAATGGTTCCTGACGTTGAGAAACTTCTCTCTGAACAtctctgtggctgctggaaacAGTGTCCTTTTTGTAAAGCAATTTGTACCAACACCATTCCCCAACACGAAGGAGACCACAGTGTGCCATTCCACCGTCCTCAGGCTGTCAGGGGATGGAAATGGTACAAAACAAACCACTTTGTCATTGACTGCTGTACTAGTTCAGTCGCAAGTGATTGTTTCTTTGTGTTAAGTGATGACAAAAAATTCCCATACAAGAAATATCGAGAAGCAGGAGGTGAGTATGCCACTTGGAGCATCACCCCAGATTCATCTACCCAGCCATATTGGAAATGGTTTGTCTGTCACTTCAGGTTAAAGCTCGAAGAGaaatatggaaaaaaatttacaaataaagGAGCTATTCCAGATTCATGGACCATAATCACAAAGCAAGAAGTACTTGATGACTTGAAAAAATAACAATTGCCACAAATAGAATACTAACACTGCCTCACAAATTTCACATTAACCTAGGAAGCCTAATATCAATTTAGGTAGCACCTTCAAGATTCTACCTTATAaatgaaataagtaaaaaaaaattagttaatattttaatatttgaagatTTACTTCTAAAAAGACTTTTTCTCTCTTGATTTCTTGTGCTTAAACATAATGTCCTAAATATGTGAATgcataataaaatcaaaattcaTTCAAGAGcctatttcatattttattatttctaatatgTGTTTAAATATTTAGTAATTCAGGAAAAGTTGTCTTATTAGAAGAAGATGCTAGCATTTCTGGCTGCCATATATTCCTTTAGAACAACTGAATGGGAAATTCAACTAACGTATACATCTGGGGAAATGCTAAAATTTGCCTTAAATTAGTTTAAATGGATGTTTTCACCCACTCTACTTATGAAAAAAACCTTGCTGACTTTCAATATATAAAACTCCATTGATTATTGAAAATCCCACAGTAGAGCAATTTAAGTAGCCTCTGTTCTGGAAAAAATAAACCAGATTTGGTCAGGACAAAACCATGAATTCAGcactgctggataaagcaagctcagatctcactaggaaacctctgtaggTCTCTATAGCTCCCCCTTCTTAGTATAATAATAAAGGGCCACCCAGACCCCTCAGACCCCTCAGATAGACTATGTCTGTCTTAGATTGTCTTCTTCAGCTAGACAagccttacccgtcatggagatacACCTTCCGTCAAGCATattctgtcttaggttggcagcTAACAAAAAGAACGTTGCCCAAccctgactaccagcctctggcaggcgGGAGTACAGACCTTCACTTTTCTCCAACTCAGGTCtctactaagagcttgcaagtagttGGAACAACCACAGTGATCCCTAGgatgccaccccccacccccagtaaaggagtagaggatgataaagatggaattttcttttttgaatgaatCCAAGATATCTATGacagccttagctgtgccaagctcttttttaaatcaataaactcttgataCAAATGCATCAAATAAATCACTAAACTCCAGACACAACTGTATGAAACTtaaagactcccttagcttcaccaaaccatggttcatTAATAACAACATAATTCTAGTATAAAttttactatacatatttacaactagtaTGAATATTTACTACATGTATTTATACTTCTTATAAACTTACATTCAAAGGCACACTCACTATAGGACTATTTTGCAAACTTCAGCAAACATCTAAAAgagatctcttaacagaactatttacattttcttccaaaaAGACAGAGAGTATATGAATCAAGAATCACCACAGTTAAAATTCTTAGTGAACTCAAAACTCTCATTTCTAAGGTTTGTAGTTCACAGTCAGTTTTCATAACATCCTTAAAGTTCCACTAACAGTTTGAAATCAGAGCCTAATACATCAGTGGCTCTAGAGTCTTTTTAACCAACTCCCTCAACCCTGGGATTCAGTGCATGCTGCGGTAAAGGGGCTGTAACACTTGGGGTGATGCCACTCCCCCAGAGCCACCTTTCCTACCAGGCCTTCCCAGCCATTCTGGAACCAGTGAAAGTGAGTCCAGCAGCAGACAGTTGCCAGCTGGGTGGGCTGTCCCTTTACTCAAACTCATTGCAGCTCACCTGAATGTCACAATTCAAACAAATGTTGCTGAAAACTTCACTCCCTGCTACAGCAGCACTTTATGACAGTCTTTCCCGAGAACCTTGCTTCCAGTTGAGGATGGTCGCCATAGTAACTGAGCTGCCTCTGATCAGCTAGTAGGACTCAGGAACTGCCTCTTAAAGGAGACACACATTAATTTGCTGCTAGTAAACAGAAGTGGTGTGGCTTTGGTCTCTGTTTCATTTCAGCTTTTACTAAATAGCAAAAAAACCTTTGTCTCAAACTTCTTCTCAGCAGTCTTGGGGCCCTGTTAGTCTCCTGTTTTCCCCAGACTGCAGGATGGAACATCAATACGGGGAACATTGGTTCTGTCAGCAACTATAGTGTCATCAGAGCTGGCATTCCTCTGTTCCACACACTGTACCAAGCACTCAGTCAGCCAtcaagcttcatttggtgattgAGGGTACAATTCCCtcttcttgatttttgttttgaaactgcATCTTAAGACTGCCATGAGCTCTTTCAACAATGCCTTGTTATTGATAGACTTTTATTAGTCCAATGTTTTCCCCCTTTCATCTCAAACACAACCCAAGTTCTTTATTTGCCCTTAAGCTTTTTCCACACCCAGTGCAACTTCCCAATATACCAATCACTTTCTCTTGGTTTCTAAAGGGTCTCAAAGCAGCTTGGCAAACAGCATTAGCATTTAACTGCCTCCTGATAGCCAAGCTTTAGTTCATCCATTTCCAGTTCCTGGGAGGTAAGGCTAACAAAGCTTGCAGGAAAATGGTGTTTGGGGCCAAAAGAAAGGGGCATTTTAACTCCTTAAGTTGTTTAAAAGGAATTGGAACATGAGCTCACATTAGCACACCTGCACTACTGTTTGACAGGTGTACCTTCCTAATCAAACTCCCCACCTAGCACTGTCCCCAGATCAGGTGCCTGCATGCACAGGCACTTGGGGCCAGAAGGGAGCCCCTTGGGGCTCACCCCCGCACCAAACCTCACTGGGTCAGTGAAAAAATGATGAGAGTACTTGAAGCAAGAGCCTTTTCAGAGTGATCCCCTCCCAGATAGATCCCctttgtctctgcctgtctcttcccccCAGATCCAGTCCCTGACACCACTACCATTGCTCAGGTTTTCTGCTAGCCACTTTCTGTTCTGGGAGTAGGGGCTTGCATCCCCATTTCTGCCTCATTTGTATGGCCAAATGCAACCTCAGATTTTCCAAGGGCTTATAGGCCTCTTACATGTTCTGACTTTCCTATCTGGCCAGCACAGAAGAGAGAGGGATCATAGAGAATGACAGTTGACTATCATACACTGAATCAGGTAGTAGCTCCAATTGCAGCTGTTTTTCTGGATGTAGCATCCTTACTTGATCAAGTTCACATCTCCTGGTATATGGTATGCAGCTATTGATCTATCAAATACCTTTTTCTTGGTACTTGTACATaaggaccaccagaagcaatttggTTTCAGTTGGCAAGGCCAGCAGTATACCTTTACAGTTTTATCTCAAGAATATATTATCTATCCAGTCCTGTGTCATAACTTAGTTAGAAGGGATTTTGATTATCTAtcttttctactctattgaggACATTATGCTGATTGGACCAAGTGAGCAGGAGTTAGCAACCACATTGAATTCATTGGTAACACACATATGTATCAGAGGATGGGAAAACAAATCTAACCAAAATTTAAGGACCTTCtgagagatcaacgaaaatgaaaacaccacatactcaaacttatgggacactatgaaagcagtgctaagagggaaattcatagcactaaaggcccacataaataagttggagaaatctcatactagtgacttaacagcacacctgaaagctctagaacaagaagaagcaaagtttcccaggaaaaatagacgccatgaaattatcaaagtgagagctgaaatcaataaaatagaaacaaaaagaacaatacaaaaattaatgaaacaaagagttggttctttgagaaaatcaaaaagatagacaagcccttatccaaactaaccaaaagacatagagagagcatccaaatcaacaaaatcagaaatgaaaagggggacataacaacagaaattgaggaaatccagagaatcgtcAGGtcgtacttcaaaaacctctactccacaaaactggaaaacctaaaaaaaaatggataactttctggataggtaccacatatctaagttaaatcaagaccagataaactatttaaatagtcaaataacccctaacgaaataggaacagtcattaaaagtctcccaaccaaaaaaagcccaggaccagatggtttcagtgcagaattctaccagatcttcaaagaagagttaataccaatactctctaaattgttccacacaatagaaacagaaggaacattaccaaactccttctatgagggtacaattaccctgattcctaaaccaaacaaggatacaacaaagaaagagaactacagaccgatctccctcatgaacattgatgcaaaaatactcaataaaacactggcaaacagactccaagaatacatcaaaacaattatccaccatgatcaagtaggattcattccagggatgcaa
This genomic interval carries:
- the LOC131901927 gene encoding LOW QUALITY PROTEIN: interferon-induced very large GTPase 1-like (The sequence of the model RefSeq protein was modified relative to this genomic sequence to represent the inferred CDS: deleted 1 base in 1 codon) — protein: MATTKCTTDDPQPRRQQDLQEMLTEVGLSVDYWLPKLQEDLGVNCTQALQHLEERDLQKLKSQTQHTWEKKALEKLLDLSQPKSVAEFQETPGEMIRNRQRQAGQALQSEGKNRQEEAVRRKEAELRQAMEIPEKCWPGPEVPLKDVTGTMERHLSQKEQTLANSQNFSDRDLLRFTSDGLALQGIYKTCHQKDLVIRREELLKVPKEFFLSGSEQGKRMETKEFTSSTEESLFTETVQKFGFRLTLSAKGGGWGFHLEGGMDKVKHSKSEDAHQSHSKHPYFCSSMFSYNPLASIHFRNDQLQLSTAALKELKIIEEELEHTDGPDRFLEVRNRTENFFNRFGSHANQGPLHLGGIYCWKAVSEGFESDQLDCVKQQTAEALESYISGSYSGFGIKVGGGNTISESHSVRSYNSSTNPQLQIKVQLSVAQIGGPPEANGIVQWTTGLLASNKTWSVIDRELQLVPIWDIILSNHRSNFKDPFLVANCLADNYSALTGLAAQIQAGEELLSSIKEAEHFLDDVKSWKVSDHEEQLKNLMGFMQALAHKTKGYDVWINTCLTNWHLQNFLTRTVNFCKNSSTKKTQFIKSQFCSLLEPHVYKVKNFPQASSIMQWIYQEDSEEQQVKITELSEFFKNLKEIQKTLTEAHIKSESPETVEEAQRKATHDVTTVLDAFLNYLKETEQPDMQLLLLSIAAGAGYQLERNVFQPLLGCAELNFLLDEIQIVQHRYQELKTICTDRAQAFLVLKTLTTTVGVSAISPKEKAQRLTLTRQHIQHLLSIKVVHVLTKFETGHDWENLEKNLRLLIDGNYEDTSSSLQMDEVKKQLQSLLSKKKETYEQKNNENNEKEGIEKGPFLDLLQRLGLEHHYPKRMSRADFHQIYKTSVYNTQPRSEQELPFYFLQKLLMLDCGFRHLVFKEAEKAETQDSAGPSNQEIVDPYEELFDGRDEDTTSLVTESQPHIHPMDIQMAIFHCADDLARQYILSKLSICQFAIPLVVPSPNTSQIEFSLWSLRQIRRSWQEASQSQQDKSYSHKRQQMCRVSTPIVSFFRVGSGLSASKSQLMNSLLSRHKHDVFFHRHCRGSSKHCLLMEGVVEICWFCPGGQGEDIFDKCVAFTNLHGDAKEHIQQLSFLQDVSSLMVILMSASDNNKENQNLVRHLWQSSKPLICLIDDKEKFMTNNSSRRVRIGIRNRNEAELTEELMTTIQHLIEISGTALSTEDCSEIARKQGFMIDEDQKELKEAKEKAQRNRELLEQYKLSKIKENLLPLQGQLWHRWCKKDKELYHLQDKGHRSIEQHKSEIEIEKQKIRRQQFEKAFPLNDLMQSVLKILQEDSENDFKLYYLYWLSVVLENLTMEHLETLQVKQQILWLQAEKQKEQKSSSLTLWQKQIEAISTEILNCTLGTEHLLREVAQIYEALEEISSSRNSLFLCLPQIAADLIIAGVPIELMDGDASYVPLKWVAAVFDKISEKIGDKRLFVLSVLGLKSSGKSTLLNALFGLEFTVSAGRCTKGAYMQLLEIDEKFTEELCFDFVLVVDTEGLRAPELNNKSHNWNNELATFVTGLANLTLINIFGENPSEMQDILQIVVQAFLRMKQVKISPSCIFVHQNVGEISAKSQTMEGRRRLEQRLDEMTALAAEQEECSNITRFSDVIKFDVNNHVYYFAHLWDGNPPMAPPNPRYSHNVQELKAGILKIAQQESRGKIMKISDVKFRVQDLWKALVSENFIFSFRNTQEIIAMSKLETMYNHWTWELRSYVLDLQNQLNNQIQNGKILTLTTNALEAPVKNKYETIKQDFDKYFEEDPDSETLIQWKANFEHKLLILKDALISDTRTKGNELISLKKSQETLHNKKSQYENELLEKSRMLALSVKGKELSDEELREKFNQVWTSWIYNVSSTVPHVTEPDTDRDAESIFLWHFKKEINIAERLKKENGAMFVINYDKHVQMKKKFLAFSRSLESYHKESINKITNNIDLRFNETIKNIWKQKRDYSQSDFHKILWIIEEELKSVSPQEDYTFTRDYTIDLSLCLFKRASKSFKEIHKAFKRANDPVNYLESKKNDFFMSFKISCQGATSITSFVDFLWLKLTPAISATIWGKMSTKVAGDMRATCHAFNGNRANLEKHVLISLAEEENFDKYWQYIHHPESFFRNYISDHIRRYCSEKEDEKVKTFLTISLGDIKHAILTAIHKTTEVAKDKGSTVSAWLDLFCDHLGSNLIFPRRDLMSIEHQEIKDMEFLKEAMSAALDPAMKKVEEDCSSKPIDEMVPDVEKLLSEHLCGCWKQCPFCKAICTNTIPQHEGDHSVPFHRPQAVRGWKWYKTNHFVIDCCTSSVASDCFFVLSDDKKFPYKKYREAGGEYATWSITPDSSTQPYWKWFVCHFRLKLEEKYGKKFTNKGAIPDSWTIITKQEVLDDLKK